From a region of the Paraburkholderia caribensis genome:
- the gnd gene encoding phosphogluconate dehydrogenase (NAD(+)-dependent, decarboxylating), with the protein MQLGMIGLGRMGADMVRRLSQGGQQCVVFDVQPAAVQRLQQEGIDGASTLEDLVARLQKPRAVWLMVPAAVVDSTLDKLVPLLEPGDIVIDGGNSHYHDDIRRGNELAGKQLHYVDVGTSGGVAGRERGYCLMIGGETDIVKHLEPVFAALAPGVAAAPRTADRQQDGSTAERGFLHCGPQGAGHFVKMVHNGIEYGMMAAYAEGLNILRHANAGKQSREIDAETSPLRDPQFYQYDLNLGDIAELWRRGSVISSWLLDLIAGTLSRDGELKDYAGRVSDSGEGRWTIDAAIDEGVPVPVLSAALFARFSSRGEADFANRVLSAMRKDFGGHAEKPGSATA; encoded by the coding sequence ATGCAACTCGGAATGATTGGACTTGGGCGCATGGGCGCCGACATGGTGCGGCGGCTTTCCCAGGGCGGTCAGCAGTGCGTCGTGTTCGACGTCCAGCCCGCTGCGGTGCAACGGCTTCAGCAGGAAGGCATCGACGGCGCGTCGACGCTCGAAGATCTCGTCGCCAGGCTGCAAAAGCCGCGCGCCGTGTGGCTCATGGTGCCTGCCGCCGTGGTCGATTCGACGCTCGACAAACTGGTGCCGCTGCTGGAGCCCGGCGATATCGTGATCGACGGCGGCAACTCGCACTATCACGACGACATTCGCCGCGGCAACGAACTCGCCGGGAAACAACTACATTACGTCGATGTCGGCACGAGCGGCGGCGTGGCGGGGCGCGAACGCGGCTATTGCCTGATGATCGGCGGCGAGACGGATATCGTGAAGCACCTCGAACCCGTCTTCGCCGCGCTCGCACCGGGCGTCGCCGCCGCACCGCGCACAGCGGATCGGCAACAGGACGGCAGCACGGCGGAGCGCGGTTTCCTGCATTGCGGGCCGCAAGGTGCCGGCCACTTCGTCAAGATGGTCCACAACGGTATCGAGTACGGGATGATGGCCGCGTATGCGGAAGGATTGAACATCCTGCGGCACGCGAATGCAGGCAAGCAATCGCGCGAAATCGATGCGGAAACCTCGCCGTTGCGCGACCCGCAGTTCTATCAATACGACCTCAATCTGGGCGATATCGCCGAACTGTGGAGACGCGGGAGCGTCATCAGTTCGTGGTTGCTCGACCTGATCGCAGGCACGCTGTCGCGCGACGGCGAATTGAAGGACTACGCGGGGCGGGTATCGGATTCGGGTGAGGGCCGATGGACTATCGATGCCGCGATCGACGAAGGCGTACCTGTGCCGGTGCTGAGCGCCGCGCTTTTCGCACGCTTCAGTTCGCGCGGCGAAGCGGACTTCGCGAATCGCGTGCTGTCCGCCATGCGCAAGGACTTCGGCGGTCATGCGGAAAAGCCGGGCTCTGCGACCGCTTAA
- a CDS encoding sugar ABC transporter substrate-binding protein — MTGKRSPKGEVQSMRRGMLQGAALSAAMAMLGGAITPALAAEAGPFPAHKRWKIVFVNHVTTNPFFVPTQYGIQDSTALLGMDYQWTGSANADIAEMVNAVNAAIAGKADAIAVPIVDPKAFDKPIQAALDAGIPVFAYNADAPQGSANPRLSYIGQDLYLSGYQMGERIASLIDSGLVALFIATPGQLNIQPRLDGATAAIKKSGKKIDVQTIATGATVNEELSKIKSFYLGHQDLKGMFAVDAGSTQGVAEVMKESNLPAKGVHGGGFDLLPRTVQLIHDGFLDFTIDQQPYVQGFYTVVQAFVFLASGGLVGPANVNTGLKFVTKGSVDPYLSTSTRYEGKSTKPEIVPRSGAIKG; from the coding sequence ATGACCGGCAAGCGGAGCCCCAAAGGCGAAGTTCAGAGCATGCGTCGCGGCATGCTGCAAGGTGCCGCGCTGAGTGCGGCAATGGCAATGCTTGGCGGAGCGATCACACCCGCCCTGGCCGCAGAGGCGGGACCATTCCCCGCCCACAAGCGCTGGAAGATCGTCTTCGTCAACCATGTGACCACCAATCCTTTTTTTGTTCCGACGCAATACGGCATTCAGGACTCCACGGCTTTGCTCGGCATGGACTACCAGTGGACGGGCTCGGCCAATGCCGACATCGCCGAAATGGTCAATGCCGTGAATGCGGCCATTGCCGGCAAGGCCGACGCGATCGCCGTGCCCATCGTCGATCCAAAGGCTTTCGACAAACCTATCCAGGCCGCGCTCGACGCGGGTATCCCCGTGTTCGCGTACAACGCCGATGCGCCACAGGGTTCCGCGAATCCACGCTTGAGTTACATCGGCCAGGATCTGTATCTGTCCGGATATCAGATGGGCGAGCGCATCGCCAGTCTCATCGATAGCGGCCTGGTTGCGCTGTTCATCGCCACGCCGGGGCAGCTCAACATTCAGCCCCGGCTGGACGGCGCCACCGCTGCCATCAAGAAGTCGGGCAAGAAAATCGACGTGCAAACCATTGCCACTGGTGCGACCGTCAACGAAGAACTCTCGAAGATCAAGTCGTTTTATCTCGGCCACCAGGATCTCAAAGGCATGTTTGCTGTCGACGCGGGCAGCACCCAGGGCGTCGCCGAGGTGATGAAAGAGTCCAATCTGCCCGCCAAAGGCGTGCATGGCGGCGGGTTCGACCTGCTGCCGCGCACGGTCCAGCTGATTCACGACGGCTTCCTCGACTTCACGATCGACCAGCAACCCTACGTGCAAGGTTTCTATACGGTAGTCCAGGCGTTCGTGTTCCTGGCGTCGGGCGGGCTCGTCGGGCCGGCCAATGTCAACACCGGCCTGAAATTCGTGACCAAGGGCTCGGTCGATCCTTACCTGAGCACCTCCACCCGTTACGAAGGCAAGAGCACGAAGCCTGAAATCGTGCCGCGCTCGGGGGCGATCAAGGGGTGA
- a CDS encoding ABC transporter permease, translating to MDIKKAQRPRRWPRAFVRSSEIRILAVAIILCAYFETANHDFLLTHASLQNLSQFIAPVAIIAFGEIMLMIGGEIDLSAGMVFAFAPFVMHFAHEAGAPAWLAMLAGVVAAGLVGLFNGAVSVYLRIPSFVTTLGTLFFVNGFTLTISRGTPASPPEEGVFAEFVGAWGYSEIIWTIALAALMHVLLRHTRWGLHTIASGANPLGASEAGIHVRRLKLRNFILASVLAGLTGILEGFRISSIDPQAGGNQIMFLAVAAAVIGGTPLAGGSGTIIGGLIGAAVLGILNDGFTLIGINAFTFNMILGAAILAAMIFNIHVVRLARKGEL from the coding sequence GTGGACATCAAGAAAGCACAACGCCCGCGGCGCTGGCCGCGGGCGTTCGTGCGCTCGAGCGAAATCCGCATCCTCGCGGTGGCGATCATTCTGTGCGCTTACTTCGAGACGGCGAACCATGATTTTCTGCTGACGCACGCGAGCCTCCAGAACCTGTCGCAGTTCATCGCGCCCGTCGCGATCATTGCGTTCGGTGAAATCATGTTGATGATCGGCGGAGAGATCGATCTTTCCGCCGGCATGGTCTTCGCATTCGCGCCTTTCGTCATGCATTTTGCTCACGAGGCAGGCGCGCCCGCCTGGCTGGCCATGCTGGCGGGTGTCGTCGCGGCGGGGCTGGTTGGGCTTTTCAACGGCGCGGTATCGGTCTATCTGCGGATTCCTTCGTTCGTCACCACGTTGGGCACGCTGTTTTTCGTGAACGGATTCACGCTGACCATTTCACGCGGCACGCCCGCTTCGCCACCCGAGGAGGGCGTTTTCGCCGAGTTCGTCGGTGCGTGGGGCTACAGCGAAATCATCTGGACAATCGCCCTCGCCGCGCTCATGCACGTGCTGTTGCGTCACACGCGCTGGGGTTTGCACACGATCGCATCGGGCGCCAATCCGCTGGGCGCGAGCGAAGCGGGTATCCATGTCAGGCGTCTGAAGCTCCGCAACTTCATACTCGCTTCGGTGCTCGCGGGTTTGACGGGCATCCTGGAGGGCTTCCGTATTTCGTCCATCGATCCGCAAGCGGGCGGCAATCAGATCATGTTCCTCGCCGTGGCCGCGGCCGTGATTGGCGGCACGCCACTCGCGGGAGGATCGGGCACGATCATCGGCGGTCTGATCGGCGCAGCCGTGCTCGGCATTCTGAATGATGGCTTCACGCTGATCGGTATCAATGCGTTTACCTTCAACATGATTCTTGGTGCGGCGATTCTCGCTGCGATGATCTTCAACATCCACGTCGTCCGTCTGGCGCGCAAAGGAGAGTTGTGA
- a CDS encoding ATP-binding cassette domain-containing protein: MSSLPQEALRGEDIVKRFGAVTALDGVSLTLRQGEILGILGDNGAGKSTLIKILTGFHQQTSGKLFLGGEETLLRSVDHARALGIECVYQDLALANSLSIYHNMFLNREIIRPGPFRLLNHRAMRQRAAECLEEIGVHVPSVDLPVEQLSGGQRQAIAVARAVNSNARILLLDEPLAAMGAREAGLIIDLILRLKGKGGLSIIMIMHNYAQTLDIADRVMLMQRGRVTYQRETASTSVAELMDIVRREYRTMRGQASSS; this comes from the coding sequence ATGTCCTCGTTGCCGCAAGAGGCATTGCGCGGGGAAGATATAGTCAAGCGATTCGGTGCCGTGACCGCGCTCGACGGCGTGTCGCTGACGCTCAGACAAGGCGAGATTCTCGGCATCCTGGGCGACAACGGCGCGGGCAAGTCGACCCTGATCAAGATTCTCACTGGCTTTCATCAGCAGACGAGCGGCAAGCTGTTTCTTGGCGGCGAAGAGACCCTGCTGCGTTCCGTCGATCACGCGCGCGCGTTAGGTATCGAGTGCGTGTATCAGGATCTGGCGCTCGCGAATTCGCTGAGCATTTATCACAACATGTTCCTAAACCGGGAGATCATTCGCCCCGGTCCGTTCCGCCTGCTGAATCATCGGGCGATGCGCCAGCGGGCCGCGGAATGTCTCGAAGAGATCGGCGTGCATGTTCCATCCGTCGATTTGCCTGTCGAGCAGCTTTCCGGTGGCCAAAGGCAGGCCATCGCGGTGGCGCGCGCGGTCAATTCGAATGCACGGATTCTGTTGCTCGACGAACCGCTCGCGGCAATGGGCGCCCGCGAGGCCGGGCTGATCATCGATCTGATTCTGCGCCTGAAGGGAAAGGGCGGTCTGTCGATCATCATGATCATGCACAACTACGCGCAGACGCTCGACATAGCCGATCGCGTCATGCTGATGCAACGAGGCCGTGTGACGTATCAGCGAGAGACGGCCAGCACGTCCGTCGCCGAGTTGATGGATATCGTTCGTCGCGAATATCGAACGATGCGCGGGCAGGCATCGTCAAGCTGA
- a CDS encoding porin, which yields MNRLLITGAATVATLSGVAQAQSSITLYGLIDAGLTYTNNQISGTGGGHSNWQMTSGAVQYSRWGLRGSEDLGAGLKAVFTLESGFNLNNGQYSSSNRIFNRQAYVGLTSRSYGSLTLGRQTDGMVDFVAPLSLTGTEFGGTHFAHPLDNDNLNDSFQINNSVKYLSPDMGGLKVGALYGFSNEAGAFTNNRAYSFGISYIWGALNFGAGYLQLNSSARTPAGLNTNGAVTDTTGSSLQGAQSPTSVPLGVLASSQKTFGAGVNYTFGPAVAGFVYSHSKLAQFFQSGLSGTFQNFEGNFRYALSPTIELAGAYTYTRAGGNGGGGVPHWNQLSAMADYRFSRRTDAYVQGVWQRVSPSGTSPLGVAWINGISAPSATTNQIQATVGLKHRF from the coding sequence ATGAACAGGTTGCTTATAACTGGCGCGGCGACTGTTGCCACACTGTCCGGGGTCGCGCAGGCGCAAAGCAGTATTACGCTTTATGGGCTGATCGATGCTGGCCTGACTTACACCAACAACCAGATCAGCGGCACGGGAGGCGGACATAGCAACTGGCAAATGACGAGCGGTGCCGTTCAGTACAGCCGCTGGGGGCTTCGCGGGTCCGAGGATCTGGGCGCGGGATTGAAGGCTGTCTTCACGCTGGAAAGCGGCTTCAACCTGAACAATGGCCAGTATTCGTCGAGCAACAGGATCTTCAATCGGCAGGCGTATGTCGGGTTGACGAGTCGCAGCTATGGCTCGCTGACGCTTGGGCGCCAAACCGACGGCATGGTCGATTTCGTCGCGCCGCTTTCATTGACGGGCACGGAGTTCGGCGGTACGCATTTCGCGCATCCGTTGGACAACGACAACCTGAACGATTCGTTTCAGATCAATAATTCCGTGAAGTACCTGAGTCCGGATATGGGTGGACTCAAGGTCGGTGCACTGTATGGCTTCTCCAACGAGGCAGGTGCATTCACGAACAATCGCGCCTATAGCTTCGGCATTTCGTACATATGGGGCGCGCTGAATTTCGGTGCTGGCTACCTTCAACTCAACAGCTCGGCGCGCACGCCGGCAGGGTTGAACACGAACGGCGCAGTCACCGATACCACCGGCTCGTCCCTGCAAGGCGCGCAGTCGCCAACCAGCGTGCCTTTGGGCGTACTAGCCAGTAGCCAGAAGACCTTTGGCGCCGGCGTCAACTACACCTTCGGCCCAGCCGTGGCAGGCTTTGTCTACTCGCACAGCAAGCTCGCCCAGTTTTTCCAGTCCGGGCTGAGCGGCACGTTTCAGAACTTCGAGGGCAATTTTCGCTATGCGCTGAGCCCCACGATCGAACTCGCGGGCGCCTATACCTATACACGCGCGGGCGGCAATGGCGGTGGTGGCGTCCCGCACTGGAATCAGCTGAGCGCCATGGCCGATTACCGCTTCTCGCGACGCACCGACGCCTATGTTCAAGGGGTATGGCAACGCGTCAGCCCAAGCGGCACTTCGCCGTTGGGCGTGGCATGGATCAATGGCATAAGCGCCCCCTCCGCGACGACTAATCAGATTCAGGCGACGGTTGGCCTGAAACACCGCTTCTGA
- a CDS encoding MlaC/ttg2D family ABC transporter substrate-binding protein, which produces MLAFGNTVSAQTVDSSDPQILIKSVTQQVLDEVHKQAIDPSDIPRIMDIVNRDILPYIDFEHTTQLALARYWRTATPAQQQQLTQQFKMLLIHLYSGALAQLKPDQKIDYPPMRVAPTDSDAVVRTIASTNAQPVEIDYRLRKTPQGWRVYDLNVMGAWLVQTYRQQFGETIQQSGIDGLLRFLTDRNQQLASGKPQ; this is translated from the coding sequence ATGCTTGCCTTCGGCAATACCGTATCCGCGCAAACCGTCGACAGCTCCGATCCGCAGATTCTGATCAAGTCAGTCACGCAGCAGGTGCTCGACGAAGTCCACAAGCAGGCGATCGACCCATCGGATATCCCGCGCATCATGGACATCGTGAACCGGGACATCCTGCCTTACATCGACTTCGAACATACGACGCAGCTTGCGCTCGCCCGCTACTGGCGCACGGCCACGCCCGCGCAACAGCAACAGCTCACGCAACAGTTCAAGATGCTGCTGATCCATCTGTATTCGGGCGCGCTCGCGCAGCTCAAGCCGGATCAGAAGATCGACTATCCGCCCATGCGCGTCGCGCCGACGGACTCGGATGCCGTCGTGCGCACGATTGCCTCCACCAACGCGCAGCCCGTCGAGATCGACTACCGTCTGCGCAAGACGCCGCAAGGCTGGCGCGTGTACGACCTCAACGTGATGGGTGCGTGGCTCGTGCAGACGTACCGGCAGCAGTTCGGCGAGACAATCCAGCAAAGCGGTATCGACGGGTTGCTGCGCTTTCTGACGGACCGCAACCAGCAACTCGCGTCGGGCAAGCCGCAGTAA
- a CDS encoding electron transfer flavoprotein subunit alpha/FixB family protein, with translation MTILVIAEHDNAALKAATLNTVAAAHKIGGDIHLLVAGHNAQGAADAAAKVAGVSKVLLADAPQLAEGLAENIEATVLEIAKNYSHILAPATAYGKNIAPRIAAKLDVAQISEITAVVGADTFERPIYAGNAIATIQSQDPIKVITVRATGFDPVAPEGGSASIGKIDAAADAGISQFVSREVTKLSRPELTSANIIVSGGRGLGSGENYTQVLEPLADRLQAALGASRAAVDAGYVPNDYQVGQTGKIVAPQLYIAVGISGAIQHLAGMKDSKVIVAINKDEEAPIFSVADYGLVGDLFSAVPELTVAL, from the coding sequence ATGACGATTCTGGTAATTGCCGAACACGACAACGCGGCGCTGAAGGCAGCGACGCTGAACACGGTTGCTGCCGCGCACAAGATTGGCGGCGACATTCATCTGCTGGTGGCAGGGCACAATGCGCAGGGCGCAGCCGATGCGGCTGCGAAAGTGGCAGGCGTATCGAAGGTGTTGCTCGCCGATGCGCCGCAACTGGCCGAAGGCCTTGCGGAAAATATCGAAGCGACGGTGCTGGAGATCGCGAAGAATTACTCGCACATCCTCGCGCCCGCCACCGCCTACGGCAAGAACATCGCGCCGCGCATCGCGGCAAAGCTCGACGTGGCGCAGATCAGCGAGATCACGGCTGTGGTCGGCGCCGATACATTCGAGCGTCCGATCTACGCCGGCAACGCGATCGCCACGATCCAGTCTCAAGACCCGATCAAGGTCATCACAGTGCGTGCAACAGGCTTCGATCCCGTTGCACCGGAAGGCGGCAGCGCATCCATCGGGAAGATCGACGCAGCGGCTGACGCGGGCATCTCGCAGTTCGTGAGCCGCGAAGTCACGAAGCTCTCCCGTCCGGAACTGACGTCGGCGAACATCATTGTTTCTGGCGGGCGGGGTCTGGGCAGCGGCGAGAACTACACGCAAGTGCTGGAGCCGTTGGCAGACAGACTACAGGCCGCGTTGGGCGCATCGCGCGCCGCCGTCGACGCTGGCTACGTGCCCAACGACTATCAGGTCGGCCAGACGGGCAAGATCGTCGCGCCGCAGTTGTACATCGCGGTCGGCATCTCCGGCGCGATCCAGCATCTGGCGGGCATGAAGGACTCGAAGGTGATCGTCGCGATCAACAAGGACGAAGA